Proteins encoded by one window of Cloeon dipterum chromosome 4, ieCloDipt1.1, whole genome shotgun sequence:
- the LOC135944052 gene encoding zinc finger protein 354C-like, whose protein sequence is MQPPSVKEGKIPIQKPLCRLCECPTSDGHVLASQVDRMKLRKWAMEVMNLTEEDENLPDVVEEDALICFFCIWQAEFGDESGDEAVAWWPKNLDLEQNARVLRENYSVGEVEQCWVQLEEVDLAKYEKKIPLKSKEGQRLCLYCGKSFNHLLDHVRVYHKEAIKCGIRGCWTFFHTQEEKEQHMQGDLHKPRERMKIRCKYCEIGKLHSSVESWRQHVNRIHPELPVACTRLGCKEYFKSKSEMILHISSSHRQDINQDLYLCKHCEFFATRKSILSRHVEGRHIPKIFKCDSCDAKFGSKWKVNYHVKQIHTLDKCKSCGQDVALMYKKRHRKPSVCSRCKLSFVCSGLYQLHRKSFKQTLLNCEECGKSFATSPNMKCHVQTFHKSAIYRCDHCNYSAFNKRYMLWHMQCQHLLKTIMCEQCKKLFSTESTLKAHMSRCHSFISCDECAQEISRHKMRIHRTIKTCGRCECKFKCQGLLENHIKSCFPLNSNNFCCYNCPKSYGTKKSLYAHNARKHQARIAHRANRAMPWWAAGPATRPAAGLVARRHLINSIP, encoded by the exons ATGCAGCCGCCAAGTgtaaaagaaggaaaaattcccattcaaaagccgctgtgcagactgtgcgagtgtccgacgtcggacgggCACGTCCTCGCCTCGCAGGTGGACAGGATgaagctgaggaaatgggccatggaggtcatgaaccttacggaagaagacgaaaacttgccgGACGTGGTGgaagaagacgctttgatctgctttttttgcatctggcaggccGA GTTTGGGGATGAATCCGGAGACGAGGCTGTtgcttggtggccgaaaaatCTCGATTTGGAACAAAACGCCAGGGTGCTTCgggagaattattcag ttgGAGAagtagagcagtgttgggtgcagttggaagagGTTGATCTGGCCAAATACGAGaagaaaattcctttgaaaagCAAAGAAGGCCAAAGATTGTGTTTATACTGCGGCAAAAGTTTCAACCATCTGTTGGATCACGTCAGAGTGTAtcacaaagaagccatcaaatgcgGAATTCGGGGCTGCTGGACATTCTTTCACACccaggaggaaaaagagcagcacatgcaAGGGGATCTTCACAAACCACGGGAAAGGATGAAAATTCGttgcaaatattgtgaaattGGCAAATTGCATTCCTCAGTGGAATCGTGGAGACAGCACGTGAATCGCATCCACCCAGAACTCCCAGTGGCGTGCACGCGTTTGGGCTGCAAAGAGTATTTCAAATCCAAGTCCGAAATGATCCTCCATATCAGCTCGTCGCACAGGCAAGACATAAACCAAGATCTTTACTTATGCAAGCATTGCGAGTTTTTCGCCACGAGGAAATCCATTTTGAGTCGACACGTAGAGGGGAGGCACATACCAAAGATCTTCAAATGCGACAGTTGCGACGCCAAATTCGGCTCGAAATGGAAAGTGAATTACCACGTCAAACAAATTCACACGCTCGACAAGTGCAAATCTTGTGGCCAGGACGTGGCTCTCATGTACAAGAAACGCCACAGAAAGCCATCGGTTTGCTCCAGATGCAAACTCAGTTTCGTGTGCTCGGGTTTGTATCAATTACATAGGAAGAGCTTCAAACAAACTCTTCTTAATTGCGAAGAGTGTGGAAAATCGTTCGCCACATCGCCGAATATGAAATGTCACGTTCAAACTTTCCACAAATCCGCGATTTATCGCTGCGACCATTGCAACTATTCTGCATTTAATAAGCGGTACATGCTGTGGCACATGCAATGTCAACATCTTCTAAAGACGATTATGTGTGAACAGTGCAAGAAACTATTTTCCACGGAATCGACACTCAAGGCTCACATGTCCAGGTGCCACTCATTCATTTCCTGCGATGAGTGTGCGCAGGAAATTAGCCGCCATAAAATGCGGATACACCGGACCATTAAGACTTGCGGCCGCTGCGAGTGCAAGTTCAAGTGCCAAGGACTTCTTGAAAATCATATTAAGAGTTGTTTTCCTTTAAATAGTAATAATTTCTGTTGTTACAACTGCCCGAAATCATACGGGACAAAGAAAAGTTTGTATGCTCATAATGCCAGGAAGCACCAGGCCCGGATAGCCCATCGGGCGAATCGGGCAATGCCCTGGTGGGCCGCCGGGCCGGCCACCAGACCGGCCGCAGGACTAGTCGCCCGCCGACACTTGATTAACTCGATTCCTTAA
- the LOC135942957 gene encoding zinc finger protein OZF-like encodes MKLRGKEAKIPTQKPLCRLCECPTSDGHVLASQVDRFKLRKWAMKVMNLTEEDENLPEVVGEEDLICYFCIWQAEFGDESGDEAVAWWPKNLDLEESAKVLRENYSVGEVEQCWVQLDEIDLPEYEKEIPKKKKCVSGVCLYCGKSYNHLMNHVNYMHKKAIKCEIKGCTTYFHTQKEKELHMQEDLHKKRNKPRESKRIRCKYCESVHFFSSGQSWRQHMKYVHSKLSVRCSRVGCKEYFKSKSELILHFNSHKQAVNQDLFECKHCEYFTTVEFNLRKHEQSKHMPKIFKCDGCDAKFGSEMLVNKHFKRCHTFEKCKSCGQEVALMSIARHIKPSVCQKCKLSLECSGVYQLHRKKCKQTLLSCKECGKSFSWSYDLNIHLNKVHTKTVIFCCEHCDFSTYFGKGQMSVHMQRKHLPKTIKCGECNKLFASERILKHHKYSSHEYVRCAECAQEVGRRKMYYHQTVKTCRRCECKFKCRGLLKKHMKSCDNKNYFCD; translated from the exons ATGAAGCTGCGAGgcaaagaagcaaaaattccCACTCAAAAGCCGCTTTGCAGACtatgcgagtgtccgacgtcggacggccacgtcctcgcgtcgcaggtggacaggttcaagctgaggaaatgggccatgaAGGTGatgaacctgacggaagaagacgaaaacctgCCGGAGGTGGTCGGAGAAGAAGatttgatctgctatttttgcatctggcaggcaga atttggggacgagtctggagacgaggctgtggcttggtggccgaaaaaccttgatttggaagaaagCGCTAAGGTGCTTCGcgagaattattcag ttggaGAAGTAGAACAGTGTTGGGTCCAGTTGGATGAGATTGATCTGCCCGAATATGAAAAGGAAATCCCTAAAAAGAAGAAATGCGTCAGCGGAGTGTGTCTTTACTGTGGAAAGAGCTACAACCATCTGATGAACCACGTCAATTATATGCACAAAAAAGCCATCAAATGCGAAATTAAGGGCTGCACGACTTACTTTCACACCCAGAAGGAAAAAGAGCTGCACATGCAAGAGGATCTTCACAAGAAACGTAATAAACCACGGGAAAGCAAGAGAATTCGttgcaaatattgtgaaagcgttcattttttttcctcGGGGCAATCGTGGAGACAGCACATGAAATACGTCCATTCAAAACTTTCAGTGCGATGCTCGCGTGTAGGCTGCAAGGAGTACTTCAAATCCAAGTCTGAATTGATTCTCCACTTCAACTCGCACAAACAAGCCGTAAATCAAGATCTTTTTGAGTGCAAGCATTGCGAGTATTTCACAacggttgaatttaatttgagaaagCACGAACAGTCGAAGCACATGCCAAAGATCTTCAAATGCGACGGTTGCGACGCCAAATTCGGCTCGGAAATGTTAGTGAATAAGCACTTCAAACGATGTCACACGTTCGAAAAGTGCAAATCTTGTGGCCAGGAAGTGGCTCTCATGAGTATTGCACGCCACATAAAGCCATCGGTTTGCCAGAAATGCAAACTCAGTTTGGAGTGCTCGGGTGTGTATCAATTGCATAGgaagaaatgcaaacaaaccCTCCTTAGTTGCAAAGAGTGTGGGAAATCTTTCAGCTGGAGCTATGATTTAAATATCCACTTGAATAAAGTTCACACCAAAACAGTGATTTTTTGCTGCGAACACTGCGACTTTTCCACATATTTCGGAAAGGGCCAAATGTCGGTGCACATGCAACGCAAACATTTACCAAAGACGATCAAGTGTGGAGAATGCAACAAATTGTTTGCTTCTGAACGTATTCTCAAGCATCACAAATACAGTTCGCACGAATACGTTCGCTGTGCTGAGTGTGCTCAGGAGGTCGGCCGTCGAAAGATGTATTATCACCAGACCGTCAAGACTTGCCGCCGCTGCGAGTGCAAGTTCAAGTGCCGTGGACTTCTTAAAAAGCATATGAAAAGCTGCGACAATAAGAATTACTTTTGTGACTAG